One part of the Gossypium raimondii isolate GPD5lz chromosome 1, ASM2569854v1, whole genome shotgun sequence genome encodes these proteins:
- the LOC105774574 gene encoding long chain acyl-CoA synthetase 6, peroxisomal produces the protein MDSSIAERRLNAIHGHLVPVVVVGAASHFNDLRSNPTAGEFLCAEKGYSVVLPEKLQTGKWNVYRSACSPFKLVTRFPDHPDIGTLHENFVHAVDTFRDYKYLGTRIRVDGTIGEYKWMTYGEAGTARAAIGSGLLFHGIPKGSCVGFYFINRPEWLIVDYACSAYSLVSVPLYDTLGPDAVKYIVNHADVKAIFCVPQTLNSVVGGMDNELPSLPPSTDIQIVTYAKLLSEGRGNPQPFSPPNPNDVATICYTSGTTGTPKGVVLTHGNLIANAAGCSIATKFYPSDIYISYLPLAHIYERGYQVLLAYFGVAVGFYQGASVLPFGTAYAVDVENSHDNMELMNDLVALRPTIFCSVPRLILSAVKSSGSLKERLFNAAYNSKRQAIMNGIHLRLDICVFPFCPLLEGNNPSPLWDKLVFNKIKAKLGGRVRFFSSGASPLSPDILDFLKICFGGRVLEGYGMTESSCVISMMDEGDNLSGHVGSPNPACEIKLVDVPEMNYTSDDEPHPRGEICVRGPIIFQGYYKDEVHTKEVLDEDGWLHTGDIGLWLPGGRLKIIDRKKNIFKLAQGEYISPEKIENVYAKCRFISQCFIYGDSLNSSLVAIVSVDQDVLKTWAATEGIKVIYLPLFYIAGKSWILFVRPNFLLSLYKDLEQLCNDRTARAAVLSDMDAIGREAQLRGFEFAKAVTLELEQFTMENGLLTPTSKIKRHQAKEYFAKAISNMYAELTTSDTSS, from the exons ATGGATTCCAGCATTGCTGAACGTCGACTTAACGCCATTCACGGTCACCTTGTCCCCGTCGTCGTCGTCGGTGCCGCTTCTCATTTCAACGACCTCCGTTCTAATCCAACCGCCGGCGAATTCCTCTGTG CAGAGAAGGGTTATAGTGTCGTGCTGCCAGAGAAACTGCAGACAGGAAAATGGAATGTATACAG ATCTGCTTGCTCTCCGTTTAAGCTTGTGACTAGATTTCCTGATCATCCTGATATTGGTACTTTGCATGAGAATTTTGT acaTGCAGTTGATACCTTCCGAGATTACAAATATCTTGGTACAAGAATTCGAGTCGATGGTACAATTGGAGA GTACAAGTGGATGACATATGGAGAAGCTGGAACTGCCCGGGCGGCCATTGGTTCTGGCCTACTATTTCATGGAATCCCGAAG GGCTCTTGTGTTGGCTTTTATTTCATCAATAGACCAGAGTGGCTCATTGTTGATTATGCTTGCTCTGCATATTCCCTTGTATCAGTTCCTTTGTATGACACTTTAG GTCCAGATGCTGTCAAGTACATTGTTAATCATGCTGATGTGAAAGCTATATTTTGTGTGCCTCAAACACTGAATTCT GTGGTTGGAGGAATGGACAATGAATTGCCTTCATTGCCACCTTCAACTGATATTCAGATTGTGACATATGCAAAATTATTAAGTGAG GGCCGCGGTAACCCCCAACCTTTTTCCCCACCAAACCCAAATGATGTTGCAACCATTTGCTACACTAGTGGTACAACTGGAACACCAAAG GGAGTTGTGCTGACCCATGGAAACTTGATTGCAAATGCTGCTGGATGCAGCATTGCTACAAAATTTTACCCCTCAGACAT atatatatcatatcttcCTTTGGCACACATTTATGAACGAGGTTATCAGGTTCTTTTAGCATATTTCGGAGTTGCAGTTGGATTCTACCAGGGG GCATCAGTCTTACCATTTGGTACTGCATATGCTGTAGATGTGGAAAACTCTCAT GATAACATGGAATTAATGAATGACCTGGTTGCACTACGACCAACGATATTTTGCAGTGTCCCTAGACT TATTCTCAGTGCTGTAAAGTCTTCTGGTTCTCTGAAGGAGAGACTTTTTAATGCCGCCTACAATTCCAAGAGGCAAGCAATAATGAATGGTATACATTTACGTCTTGATATTTGTGTCTTTCCTTTTTGTCCCTTGCTGGAAG GAAATAATCCTTCACCCCTGTGGGACAAATTGGTGTTCAACAAAATAAAGGCCAAACTCGGAGGACGAGTTCGTTTCTTTTCTTCAGGTGCTTCACCCTTGTCTCCTGACATCCTAGACTTCTTGAAGAT CTGCTTTGGTGGTCGAGTATTGGAAGGATATGGAATGACCGAGTCTTCATGTGTTATAAGCATGATGGATGAGGGTGACAATCTTTCTGGCCATGTTGGCTCTCCTAATCCGGCTTGTG AAATAAAGCTTGTGGATGTCCCAGAAATGAATTACACATCTGATGATGAGCCGCATCCTCGTGGAGAAATCTGTGTTAGGGGTCCAATCATTTTTCAAGGATATTACAAAGATGAAGTGCATAC GAAAGAGGTACTTGATGAAGACGGATGGCTTCATACAGGAGATATAGGACTATGGTTACCTGGAGGTCGTCTTAAGATTATTGATAG GAAGAAGAACATTTTTAAGCTGGCTCAGGGAGAGTACATATCTCCAGAAAAAATCGAAAATGTATACGCTAAATGCAGATTTATTTCCCAGTGTTTTATTTACG GTGACAGCCTGAATTCTTCATTGGTAGCTATTGTCTCAGTGGACCAAGATGTTTTGAAAACATGGGCTGCAACTGAAGGCATTAAGGTGATCTATCTACCGCTGTTTTACATTGCCGGAAAATCATGGATACTGTTTGTTAGGCCAAATTTCCTGTTGTCCTTG TACAAGGATTTAGAACAACTGTGCAATGACCGAACAGCAAGGGCTGCTGTCCTGTCCGATATGGATGCCATTGGAAGAGAAGCTCAG CTAAGAGGCTTCGAATTTGCAAAAGCTGTGACTTTAGAACTTGAACAATTCACTATGGAAAACGGACTGCTTACTCCGACTTCAAAG ATTAAGAGACATCAAGCAAAGGAATATTTCGCCAAAGCAATTTCGAACATGTATGCGGAGCTCACTACATCAGATACCTCTTCTTAG
- the LOC105774547 gene encoding cyclin-T1-4 has product MSFTRNCRMQGSVFQDDYRCPFNRNNYNNYSSDNYRNGNWSSDPTRIFNHAQEFLGQFGEHNRGYHHAQPNCAPSLKRRKFSAATWGDSGRNYQPYSLQFPTAPLEPSNFIPPPVRSTAEASTSVSNKRDRSQLEDDESVFMSRDDIERYSPSRRDGIDALRETHLRYSYCAFIQNLGLQLELPQTTIGTAMVLCHRFFVRRSHACHDRFLIATAALFLAAKSEETPRPLNNVLRTSCEIFHKQDITFLSYLLPVDWFEQYRERVIEAEQMILTTLNFELNVQHPYAPLTSILNKLGLSQTALVNLALNLVSEGLRSSLWLQFKPHHIAAGAAYLAAKFLNFDLASYHDIWREFQTTPAILQDVSQQLMELF; this is encoded by the exons ATGTCTTTTACACGGAATTGTCGCATGCAAGGAAGCGTTTTTCAGGATGATTACCGGTGCCCTTTCAATAGGAATAACTACAATAATTACAGTTCTGATAACTACAGGAACGGCAACTGGAGTAGTGACCCTACCAGGATATTTAACCATGCCCAAGAATTCTTGGGGCAGTTTGGGGAGCATAATAGAGGTTATCATCATGCACAACCAAATTGTGCTCCTTCTTTGAAAAGGAGAAAGTTCTCTGCTGCTACTTGGGGAGATAGTGGTAGAAACTATCAGCCATATAGCCTGCAATTCCCTACAGCTCCATTGGAACCCAGCAATTTCATTCCTCCTCCTGTGAGATCAACTGCTGAAGCCTCTACATCTGTCAGTAATAAACGTGATAGATCACAATTGGAGGATGATGAATCTGTCTTTATGTCAAGGGATGATATTGAGAGATATTCACCTTCAAGAAGAGATGGTATTGATGCTCTTCGCGAGACACATTTGCGTTATTCTTATTGTGCCTTCATTCAGAACCTCGGGTTGCAGCTTGAGTT GCCACAAACTACCATTGGCACTGCCATGGTACTGTGCCATCGGTTTTTTGTTCGAAGATCACATGCTTGCCATGATAGATTT TTGATTGCTACTGCTGCTCTTTTCCTTGCTGCAAAGTCGGAGGAGACGCCTCGCCCTTTGAACAATGTGTTGAGAACTTCTTGTGAAATATTCCATAAACAGGATATTACATTCTTATCCTACCTGCTCCCTGTT GATTGGTTTGAGCAGTATCGTGAACGTGTGATTGAGGCAGAGCAAATGATCCTGACTACCTTAAATTTTGAACTTAATGTGCAACATCCATATGCTCCACTTACATCCATTCTAAACAAACTAGGCCTTTCACAAACAGCCTTGGTGAACCTGGCATTAAACTTGGTCAGTGAAGG GCTTAGGAGCTCATTGTGGCTTCAATTTAAGCCCCACCATATTGCTGCCGGAGCTGCTTATCTCGCAGCCAAGTTTCTAAATTTCGATCTTGCTTCTTACCATGATATCTGGCGAGAATTTCAAACAACTCCAGCTATTCTCCAAG ATGTTTCACAGCAGTTGATGGAGCTGTTCTAA